The following DNA comes from Actinomycetota bacterium.
TGCAGCAACGACGACCCCGAACCCGAAGCCACCGAGGCCGCCGAAGAGTCCCCTGAGGCGCCCCCTCCCCCGCCCGAACCGGTTCGCTGCCCGCTCAGCGGCATCGAGCTTCCCGCCGGCGTGGACGTCAACCGACCGGCTATGGCAGTGAAGATCGACAACCACCCGCGGGCCCGGCCCCAGACCGGCCTCGAAACTGCCGACATCGTTTACGAGGAGCTCGTCGAAGGCGGCCTGACCCGCTTCATGGGCATCTACCACTGCGGCGACGCCGCCGACCTGGGCCCGGTGCGCAGCGCCCGGGCCGTCGACCCGGACATCATGACCCAGTACGCTCCCGTCCTCTTTGCCTACTCCGGGGCCTCGCCGAACAACCTGGCCAAGGTCGCCCGTACCGCCGGCGTGATCAACCTGGCGCACGGCTCCAACGGCCCGGCCTACGCCCGCAAGGGCGGCCGCCCGGCGCCCCACAACCTGTACACGTCGACCGACAAGATCCGTGCTCGTCCGGCCGCCCAGGGCGTGGCGGGCCCGCCGAAGACCGGCCTGATCTTCAACCCCAAGCTGGTTCCGACCCCGGTGGCGCCTCCCCCGCCGGCCCCGACCGAGGCGGCCTCCCCCGGCTCATCGGCGGCCCCGCCGGCGCCGGCAGCCCCTGCACCGCCTCCGGGCAACAAGGTCTCCTTTGCCTACTCGGGCGCAGTCGGCGTCACCTACACCTACGACCCGGCAACGAACAAGTACCTTCGGTCGCAGGGCGGCTCTCCGCACAACGCCGCCAGCGGCGCACGCTTCGGCGGGACCAACATCGTCGTCATGAAGGTGCCGGTCAACCGGGGCGGCAGCTCCCCCGAGATCGCGGTTGCAGGCTCCGGTGAGGCGATCGTCCTGCGCAACGGGCAGTCGGTCCACGGCAGGTGGAACCGGCCTACCCTGGGCGACCAGACGACGCTGGTGGACGACGCCGGCCAGCCGATTGAGCTGGCCGCCGGAAACACCTGGATCAACCTGCTCCCGAACGATCAGGGATTTACGGTCGAGTAGTAGCCGGCACCCTCAACTGCTTGGGCAGGTATACGGCGCCCGGGCCTCCGGAGGCCGCCGCATCGTGCGGGTTGGAGATCTTGCAGCGGTCCAGCGACAGGCAGCCGCAGCCGATACAGGAGTCGAGCCCGTCCCTCAGTGCCTCGAGGGCCCGGATCTCGCCGTTGAGCTTCTCCCTCCAGAGCAGTGAGATCCGCTTCCAGTCGGCTGCATTGGGCGTCCGGTTCTGGGGCAGCTGGCCCAGGGCTCCCCGTACCTCCTCAAGGCTCACGCCCAGGTGCCGGGCTGCGCTGATGAACGCCAGGCGGCGCAGGACGCTGCGGTGGAACCGCCGCTGCCCCCCGCTGTTCCGCTCGGCGGAGACCAGCCCCTCACCCTCGTAGTAGCGGATTGCCGAGGCGGCGAAGCCGCTCCGGCCCGCGACCTGCCCCACCGACAGCCATTCCTCGTCCACCGGCTTACCTCCTGCTTGACTTAAAGTTGACTTCAACTTCTATTCTGCACCAAAAGCGGAACCAGGAGGAGAAAGATGCCTTTAGCACTCATTACCGGCGCATCCCGCGGCTTCGGGTTTGCGCTGGCCAAGGCTCTCGCCGGGCGGGGCTGGCAGCTGATCGTCGATGCAAGGGACGGCCGAGCACTGGAGGCGGCCGCCGAGATGATCGGGCCGGGAGTCACGGCTGTCGCAGGCGACGTGGCCGGCCCGGCGCACCGAAGGGAGCTGGCCAGCGCGGTGGCGAGGGCCGGCGGGCTCGACCTGCTCGTCAACAACGCCAGCACCCTCGGCACCAGTCCCCTGCCGGAGCTCGCCCGCTACCCGCTGGGCGCGCTGGAGCAGGTCTTCCAGACGAACGTCCTGGCGCCTCTGGCGCTGATCCAGGAACTGCTCCCCCACCTGTCACCGGGTGCGGCGATCGTGAACATCACCTCGGACGCGGCGGTCGAAGCCTACGGAGGCTGGGGCGGGTACGGGGCGTCAAAGGCTGCCCTCGACCAGATCTCGGCCGTGCTCGCAGCGGAGCAGCCCGGCTTCAGGGTCTACGCATTCGACCCGGGCGACATGCGGACCGCTATGCACCAGGAGGCCTTCCCCGGCGAGGACATCTCCGACCGGCCGGAGCCCGAGACGGTCGTGCCCGCCCTGCTCCGGCTCCTGGCCGACTCCCCGCCCAGCGGCCGCTACCGGTCGGCCGACCTGCTGGTCGGCGCCGGAATGGAGGCGGGGTGAGCGCTGCCGCTCCGGCTTACCCCGAGGGGCGGGCGGCGCCCGGACCTCCGGAGTCCCGAGGGCTCGACCGGGACGGCGTGCGACTGCTGGTGGCGAGCCGAAAGGGGATCACCCATGCGAGCTTCCGGGATCTCGGCTCGTTTCTCCGGCCGGGCGACCTGCTGGTCGTGAACAACTCGGCAACACTTCCGGCTGCCGTCGACGGTACCCGGGAGTACGGCCGGGCCACGATCGTCCACTTCTCGGCGGAGATGGACGACGGCAGCTGGGTAGTGGAGCTTCGCAAGCCCGACAACAGCGGACCGTTCCTCGACGGCGGCACCGGCGAGGTGGTGGAACTGCCCGGGGGCGGCCGGATCGCAATCCTCTCGGCCTACCGGGGGGTGGAGGGCCGGAGCCGCCTGCTGCTGGCCCGGCCGCAGCTGGGGCGGCCGGTGGCCGGGTACCTGAAGCGCTTCGGCCGTCCGATCGCCTACGGCTACCTGGAGGAGCGGCCGCCGCTGTCCGACTACCAGACCATCTTCGCCACCGAGCCCGGCGGCGCCGAGATGCCCAGCGCCGGGCGGCCGTTCTCCGGGCGCGTGCTGGCCGGCCTGGTCTCCCGGGGGGTTTCGCTGGCTCCGATCACCCTGCACACCGGAGTCTCCTCTCCTGAGGTCTCAGAGCCGCCCGCGCCGGAGCGGTTCCGGGTTCCCGCGGCGACCGCGGCGCTGGCGAACCACACGCACCGGGAGGGGGGCCGGGTGGTGGCGGTCGGCACGACGGTCACGCGAGCCCTCGAGTCGGCAGCGGACGAGCAGGGGTTCGTTAACGCCGCCGAAGGTTGGACCGACCTGGTTCTGGACGCATCACGGCCGGTGCGGACGGTCGACGGGCTGATCACCGGCTGGCACGCCGCGTCGGCGACGCATCTGTTGCTGCTGGAGGCGGTAGCGGGGAGCGGCCTGGTCACCCGGGCGTACGACGCCGCAGCCGCCGCAGGCTACCTGTGGCACGAGTTCGGCGACAGCTGCCTTCTGCTGCCCTAGAGCCTTAGGTCAGATAAAGGAAGCGCTCCAGGATCTGAACCTGGTTGTGAAGGGCGGCGGCCTCGTCGAGCTTGCCGGCAGTGGTGAGATAGTCGGCGGAGTTGCGCCGCTCGTCGACCTCGTCCATCACCACCAGGCGTACCTCCGCCGGGGTTAATTCCCGGCGGGGGACGTCTGCGTACCCCTTGACCGGGTCGTCGATCGAGCTGGTCTTCGGGGCCGGGACGGCCTCCTTGTTGGCAATGGCGGAAAGGACCGACCTGATGGCCAGGATCGCCGGCCTGTCCTGGTTCTTCATCGCGGTGATCAGCTCGGCCTGGAGCACGTGTCGAAGGTTCACCCGGCGAGAGCCGCCTTGACCACCTGCGAGATGCGGGAGCCTTCGGCCGCGGCCCCCACCCGTTCGCGGACCGCCTTGATGACTGCGCCCATCGCACGAGGGCCCTCGATCCCCGCGTTGCGGGCGTTGGCGACCTCCTCGGCCACAATTGCCGCCAGCGCCTCGTCGCCGATCTCCTCGGGCATGTAAGTCGACAGGATCTCGGCCTCCGACCGCTCCTGGGCGGCCAGCTCGTCCCGGCCGGCTTTGTCGTAGATCTCGGCGGCCTCCTTGCGTTTGCCCAGCTCGGAGCGGATGACGCCGATCACCTGGTCGTCGTTGAGGGTCGATTGCTGCTTGCCGGACACCTCGGCCTTGCTGATGGCGGTGATCACGCTGCGCAGCGTCGCCTTGGCCGTCTCGTCCCTGGCCCGCATGGCCGCGGTGAGATCCTCCCGGATCCGTTCCTTGAGCGACGTCACAGGCCGGTCAGGCTCTCCGGCCGGTGATGGATGCGGCGAAGATCTCGTCGGCCACCGGGTGGGTGAGGTCGATGCGAACCTCCTCGAAGCCGGCTCGCTCCAGCGCTTCGGTGCACTCCCCGACGCTCAGGGCTCCGGCGATGCAGTCGACGTAGCTGCCCCGGGCCGCCCGGTCGCCGGGCGAAAGGGCGTCGGACGCCAGGACGTCGCAGATCCCGATCCGTCCGCCGGGCCTGAGCACGCGGGCGATCTCGGAGAACACCGCCTGCTTGTCCTGCGACAGGTTGATGGAGCAGTTGGAGATCACGACGTCGACCGAGCCGTCGGCCAGGGGGACCTTCTCCATATCGCCCGGCAGGAACTCTACGTTGGTCAGGCCGGCCGAACGCTTCGCCGAGTTGGCGAGGGCGATCATCTCGTTGGTGATATCCAACCCGTAGACCCTGCCCTCGGGGCCGACCAGAGCTGCCGCCAGGAAGGCGTCGATGCCGGAGCCTGAACCCAGGTCGAGGACCGTCTGGCCCTCGGCAATCGCCGTCAGCGCTGTAGGGTTGCCGCATCCGCAGCCGGCCGAGACCGCCAGGCTCGGAAGTGCTTGCGTCTGGGCGGCCGGGTAGAGCGACGAACCGAAGGCGGCTGCCGGCTCGGCGCCGTGGACGTGCCCGGCGTCGGTGGTGCTGCAGCAGGCGCCGTCCTCCCCGCCGCCGCAACATGCGCCGAGGACGGTCAGCTGGGAGAACTCGGCTTGGATCACCTCGCGGGCGGTCCAGGCGTACTTCTGCCGTACCTCGTCGGTCAGCGTCTGGTTCATGGAGCCTCCTGAGAGCGTTGCCCTCAGCCTACTCCTTGCCCGCAGGCTCCATGTCGTCCTTGTCCTCGGTCTCAGGCTCGGGCGTCAGCGCGTCCTTCAGCTCGGCCACCCGCTTGGAGACCGTGTAGTTCTTCGCTGAGAACGGGTTGGCCCTCTGGGCCGTGCCGCCGGTGTGGAAGGACTTCTCGGGAATCGCGTTCACGTAGGCGTCGCCGTAGATCTCCTTCAGCTCGGCCACCCGGTCCTCGAAAGACTGCCGGGTCTTTTTGATCCGCTTGAACTCCTCGTCCGCCGGGTTCACCGAGAGGCCGTCTTCGGTCGGAGGGTTGTAGTAGCGGCTCCGGAAGGGCTTCCAGAGGATCTCCTTGTTGTAGCGGCCGTCGCGGCCCATCTTGGAGACGACCTTGCCTCCGGCCTCTTTGCCCAGCTCCAGGATCTCCTGGGCGGCGTCGATGTCGCCGCAGGTGATCTTCTCGAGGAGCCACTCGCACTTGTCCTTGGCGATGTCCTTGAGGTCGAACATGACGTCGCCGCCGTGGTCGGTTAGCACCACGACGTAGTCGGGCTCCAGCTGTTCTTCACGGGAAAGGTGGTTCTGCACGTCCTCCCGCAGGTTGATGACCAGCCCGCCCTCTTCGCCGCCCCGCTTCCACCAGTCGAGGACGAAGTCGCCCATGTTGAGCTCGTTGCCATCTACGTCGATGGCGGAAATCGGCTCTTGCATGCCTTCGATCGGCCTCAGAACGAAGCCGGCTCTCTCCGCAGAGTCAACCGTAGCCCGCAGGTCCTCCATGCCTTCGAGTTCGACGCGAAACGTGAAGCGCTTAAACAAAAGATTGTCCTCCCGGTTTTGTGGCCTACGAGGTAATTAATCCTTCCAACATCCGGGGTTCAGAGAAAATTCCCGTCCCGGAGGATCTATCTAGAGCTTAACCACTCCTCCTATTTACCGATAACCGGGCGATCCTCAAACAACCCGGACGGCGGCACGAATCCTAGGAGTTGATCTCCTCCCGCTTCGAGGTGACCTGGACGACCGGCAGGGGCGCCTTCGGCTTGACGACCACCCGCTGCGAGCTGGCTACAATGCCGTCGATCCACTCGGTGTTCGGGACCATCCCTTCGAAGTCCTTCCACACCCGGCCGTCGGTGCGGCAGTCGAACCGCCGGCAAAGAGCCGGGCGGTCCTCGAAGATGTTGCAGCCCTTCCCCTGGTCCAGGTGGGCGCAGTAGCCGTCCTCACCGTGGGCTATCAGGTAGGGAAGCTTGCGATCCCACTTGACCTTGCCCGACCGGACCTCCCCCGGCGTGAGGGCAAAGTTGAGCTTGCAGCAGACCGCTTTGCAGAGGTGGACCCGCTCGGCGCAGTTGATGACCGCTTCAGGGGCGGGGTTCGGGGGGTCTATGCGGTAGCGGGCGCCTTCCCATTCCGGCGGCTCCCAGGCCTCGTCGGGCACGGACGGCCGTGGACTGCCGCCGTTCTCGCTGTGCCGGCGCTCCTGCTCATGGGCGGCCCAGCCGCCCCATCCGAGCGTCCGATCCCAGCGCCCTTCCAGTTTTTCCAGCCTCTTCGAGTTCCAGCCCTTCTTGCGAAGGTCGTCCATCATCCGTTGCATGTCCGAAGGCACGGGCTGGTTGTCTAGACCCATATCGCCACCAAAGATCGGCAAGTTGGACCGGACCATTTTGAACTCGACAACCGGCGGTGGCAATACCCGCCACACGGAAGGCCGAGAAACCGTATAAGCCAGGTCGAGTCGGTAGAAACGCTGCAGATGCGAGGCTTTTTGGCCTACAGACTTGCACTTGCCGTAAGGGGTGAAGATAATTCCCGCATGACGAGCTTTCGTATGGGCCGCGTGGCAGAACTTTTGGGGGTGAGCGTGGACACGGTCCGGCGCTGGGCCGATAGCGGACGCCTCGTCACCACCCGCTCGGAGAGCGGGAAAAGAATCGTCGAAGGAGCGGACCTGGCCGCCTTCGTCAGCAGCATCGCAAAGTCGGGCGAGTTGAAGAACATCAACGCCGAGTCGGCCCGCAACCACTTTCCCGGCATCATCACCAAGGTCCTCAAGGACGGCGTTGCGGCGCACGTCGAAATCCAGGCAGGCCCGCACCGGCTCGTTTCGCTGATGACCAGAGAAGCGGCCGACGAGCTCGAGCTGGAGCCCGGCATGCTGGCGGTCGCAGCCGTCAAGTCCACGAACGTCGTCATCGAACTCCCGAGGGAGCCCTGACCGTGAAAAGCCGTCTCATAGCAGCACTTGCCCTGCTGATCCTCGCCGGCTGCAGGCCCGAGGTGGGGTACCGGGAGCCCACTTCCCCGGCGGCCGGGAAGCAACTTTCCGGCAGCGCCACCGTCTTCGCGGCCGCTTCGCTCACCGAGTCGTTCCAGGAAATCGGCGACCTCTTCCGGGACGAGAACCCGTCCGCCGGCCTCGTTTTCAACTTCGGGCCCTCGAGCGGTCTGGCAACCCAGATCGAAGAGCAGGGGGGCGCCGATGTGTTCGCCTCGGCGGACCAGGCCAACATGAAGAAGGTCACCGACCGGAACCTGATCGACGGGAAGCCCGAAGTTTTCGTGCGAAACAGACTGCAGATCATCGTCGGCCCCGGCAACCCGAAGGGCATCGAGACCCTTGCAGACCTGGCCGGGCCGGACCTCAAGGTCGTCCTTGCGGCGCCCGGGGTGCCGGTGGGCAGGTACGCCCGCGAGGCGCTGACCAAGGCCGGCGTCACCGTGAATCCGGTCTCGGAGGCGGTGGACGTTAAGGGTGTCGTCGGACCGGTCACGCTCGGGGAAGCCGACGCGGGCATCGTCTACGCCACCGACGTGGAGGCTGCCGGCGGCAAGGCCGAAGGCGTCGACATTCCCGAGGAGTCCAACGTGACCGCCGAGTACCCCATCGGCCTCGTGAAGGGTGCCCGGAACGCTGCCGTGGGCAAAGCGTTCATCGACCTGGTCCTGTCCGGCGAAGGGCGAAAAGTCCTGACCGACCACGGGTTCATCGCACCCTAGGGCGCCTTGAGGGAACCGGAGCCGCAGCCCACCCCCTTCCCGGGCCGACGCCGGGGAACCCTATCCGGGTCGCTGGAGAGGGCGTCCACCGGCGTGGCGAAGGTGGCAGTTGGCGTGGCCGTGTTGTTCTTCCTGCTGCCGCTGGTCGGCCTGTTGCTCCGCACCCCCTGGAGTGAGCTGGGGACCGAGCTCGCCTCTCCGCCGGTGCGGAGCGCCCTGTGGCTATCCCTGGTCTGCTCACTGGCCGCCACTGCGATCTCCGTGGTGTTCGGGGTTCCGCTGGCCTGGGCGCTGGCCCGGTGGCAGTTCCCGGGCAAGTCGGTGGTGCGAGCGCTGACGACCCTGCCGATGATCGTCCCGCCGGTGGTGGGAGGCGTCGCCCTGCTGCTTGCCTTCGGACGGCGTGGTTTCGCAGGGAGGTGGCTGGACCAGGCCTTCGGCATCACGCTCCCCTTCACTACCGCTGGGGCGATCCTGGCCGAGACATTCGTCGCCATGCCGTTTCTGGTCATCACCGTGGAGGCCGGCCTCCGGTCGATGAACCGGCGGTTCGAGGACGCCGCTTCGACGCTGGGCGCCGGACCGTGGGTCACGTTTCGCCGGGTGACCCTCCCCTTGATAGGGCCGAGCCTTTGGGCCGGGGCCGCCCTGGCGTGGGCCCGGGCGCTCGGCGAGTTCGGCGCGACGATCACCTTCGCCGGGAACCTTCCGGGGCGAACCCAGACCATCCCGCTGGCGGTCTACCTGGCGCTGGAGACCCGTCTGGAGGCGGCGATCACGCTGAGCGTGGTGCTCCTGGCCGTGTCGCTGACGGTGCTCGTCCTGCTCCGCGACCGATTTATGCCGAACCTGTGAGCCTCGAAGCCAAGCTCGAGCTGCAGCTGGGAAGCCTGGACCTCGACGTCGACCTGCGGGTCGGTTCGGGCGAAGTGCTGGCGGTGCTGGGCCCCAACGGGTCGGGCAAGACCACGCTCCTCCGGGTTCTGGCCGGTCTTCTACCCGTGCGGTCCGGCAGGGTGGTTCTCGACGGCGAGGTGCTGGAGGACACCGGCGCCGGCACCCGGCTGCTGCCGGCTGAACGTTCGGTGGGGTTCGTCTTTCAGGACTACCTGCTGTTCCCGCACCTGACGGTCGTCGAGAACGTGGCGTTCGGCCTGCGATCTCGGGGCGTGACGAAGGGAGCAGCCCGTGCTGCGGCATCCACGTGGCTCGGCACCATGGGGCTTGACGCTTATACCAAGGAGAAGCCGGGGTCGCTGTCGGGCGGGCAGGCGCAGCGCGTAGCGCTCGCCCGCGCCCTGGCGCCCAACCCCCGCCTTTTGCTTCTCGATGAGCCGCTGGCCGCCCTGGATGCCGGAACCAAGCTGGAGGTCCGGCGGGAGCTGAGCAGGCACCTCGGCTCGTTCGAGGGATCCGCGTTGCTGGTCACCCACAACCCGCTCGAAGCTGCTGCTCTGGCAGACAGGCTGATAGTCCTGGAGAACGGCCGGGTGATCCAGGACGGCACGTCGACCGAGGTGGCGTTGCGCCCCCGTTCGGCCTACGTCGCCGAGCTGGTCGGCCTCAACTTGATCCGCGGCAAGGGTTTCGGCGATCACGTCGAGGTGGAGGAAGGCGGCCGCCTGGTGGCCCCGTCGACACCCCTCGGGGATGTCTACGCCGCCATCCACCCCCGGGCGGTTGCGCTGCACCGGTCGCATCCCGAGGGCTCTCCCCGGAACGTCTGGGAGGGCACGGTTTCCGGCATCGACCTCGAGGGTGAAAGGGCACGGGTGAGCGTCACGGGACCGGTACGGGTGGTGGCCGAGGTGACCGTGCAGGCCCTGAAGGAGTTGAACCTGGTGGCGGCCGGACCGGTTTGGGTCTCTATCAAGGCCACGGAGATCCAGGTCTACCCCGCCTGACATAGGATCGAAAGACCCTACGCCGAGGAGGTTCGATGACCAGCGCCAAGCTCCGCCTGCTTGTTCCAGCCGTCCTGACGATCGCGCTGCTGGCCGCCTGCAGCGGCGATGACCCGGCCATCGAAGGGTCGCCGTCGGCAAGCGCCTCCGAAAAGGCATCTCCCACCACCGGCGCCACTGCTTCCCCGGCCGCCACTCCGGCGGACATCACCGCATTCCTGCAGCCGGGCCTCACCGCAGAAACCGTCGCCCTCCTCAACTCGTGCCATGGCGGCGACAACGCCGCCTGCGACAAGGCCCAGGAACCGGGCCGCCTGGAGGACGGGCACTTCTCCAAGATGACCGCCGCCTGCGAGCAGGGGAACCAGGACGCCTGCAAGCTGAGGGACCGGCTGGTCGAAGCGGAGTTGCGGATCCACTGCGCCGACGGCGACGCCTCGGCCTGCGTCACTCCCACGCCGGACCCGTACTAACCTCAGCCACCAACCCTTTGGACGGCCGGCCCACGGCCGCAAGACGATATCGCCCGGCTCGCCGCTCCGTTTAAGAGCTAGCCCTCGCCCATCAGAGTCGAACTCTTTCATGCCGACGAAGGTGGCCGGCTCGGGTTGGTCGGCCGTGGAAGGTTTTCAGCCGGCGGTGGTAGCGGCAGAGCAGAGAATTAAGCACCTACTCCGTCGCTGCGAGGTACGCCGCACCGCGGGGCGACAGCCGGTAGCCGACCTCCAGGCTCTCCGTCAGACCCAGCTCCTTGAGCTTTAGGACGTCCCGCTTGAACGGCAGGGTCTCCCGCGTCAGCAGTGCGGCGAGGTCGGCGGCCCGGGTGCCGGGTGAGTCCTGAATGAGCTCCAGGACGGGCCGGGTCCACGGCCCTACGGTCGACGACCGGTCCATCCGCTCCAGCCGAGCCTTGAGGCCGGCCAGCTCCTCCCGGGACAGGTCCCCCCGGTTTCGCAGCTCGATCCGGGGGTCCGGGCCGGCGAAGCGCAGCCGGACACGGTGTACCGGGCCCTTCGCCGACCAGCCGGACAGCTCATCGACCAGCTCTGCCCGGGAGCCGGACCCTGCAAGTCGCGCCTGTTCCTCTGTGATCTGGTCGATGGTTACTACGTCGACCGCCAGCACCTCGACCAGACCCACAAAGGTCCTCAACCGGGTTCCGACCTTGACCCTCGGCCGTTCCCAGCAGCGAAAGGCCAGCTCAACGGTCCCTTCGACGATCCCCTGCAGGACCTCGGGGCTCAGGAGCACAAATTCGCCCCCGGACGCCCGGCAACCTCGCTCCCGGCGTTCCGGGCGTCGATCCAGGCAAGCACATCGGACCCGGCCGACCGGATGACGCCGATGTGGTCGGCGCCTCGGTAGGTCTGCAGCTCGGCGACGCCGCCCAGTCCGCAGAGGCGGTCGAACAGCAGGCGGCTCACGTCGACCGGCACCACCTGGTCCGCTTCGCCGTGCACCAGGAGAATCGGCGCCTGCGTCCTGCTCCGCCCGGGCGTGTTCTCCGTGATCGCCTCCCGCCAGCCATCGGCTTCCGCAGGGTTGGCCTTCAATACCCGGTCCAGGCGGGCGCTGCGGAAACGGCTGCCGATCTCCTCCTGGCAGAGCCGCTCGACCCGCTCCCGCTGGGCGACGATGTCGGGGTAGAGGATGGCGTCGAGATCGAGTTCCGGGTAGGCCGCCTTGAATCCGAAGGCCCCCATGACGACGAAACCGGTCGCAGCCGTCAGGTTGCCCTCCGGCAGGAGAGCAAGCAGGTCCAGCTCGGCGGCGGGCGCCGCGGCGACCACCCCCATCAGCTCCAGCTCCCCGGCGTACTCGGGCGCCAGCTCACCGGCGAACAGCACCGCCCCGCCGCCCTGGGAGGCCCCGAAGGCCAGGAAGCGGTTCCCGGCCGATGCCTCGGGGATCTGCCGGGCGGCCCGGACGCTGTCCAGCACTCCCCTGCCCTCACTCCGGCCGACCAGCCACGGATGGGCGCCCGGGGTCCCCAGGCCCTCGTAGTCGGTGGCCGCCACGACGTACCCGCGGCGCAGGAGCTCGGAAAGGGTCGACGACCCGATCAGGTCCCCGGGTGAGCGGGAGGGCGCACAGCTGTCCCCCAGGCCCACCGAGCCGTGGCCCCAAGCCACGACCGGCCGGGGTCCCGTAGCCGGTCCCGCCGGCGCAAACACCAGCCCCGAAACCACGATGTCCCGGCCGTCCACCGACGTCGAGTGGTAGAGAACCCGCCAGCCCTGCACACCGCCCGGCGCGTCGAGCGGCTCCATCCTGACCAACCGGCCCGGCTCGGCGGCCGGGACACCCTCCGGCAAACGGTAGAAGTCATCAGCGAGCTCAGGGAATTGGGGGGGAAGCATCACTCCGGGGCTCGAGCCGGGAGACACAGCGGCGGTCGGGTCGGCTGCGGGCGGGGTTTCCGAGCCGCAGGCGAAAAGGAGAATCGAGATGCAGGCCAACGCGGCAAAGAGCTGGATCCGGCCGAAGGGTTGCCCGCGTTGAACCACCTTTAGATCTTGCCAGTGGTTGGGGAGTTAGCGGTACGTCTGAGGCGGTTAGGCGGAGATGCCGTCCTCGAGGAACTCGAAGAACGAAGAAGCCTGGGTCAGGGTGAACAACCGCTCGATGTGGCGCGGTCCCCTGGTGAACG
Coding sequences within:
- a CDS encoding ABC transporter ATP-binding protein, with amino-acid sequence MSLEAKLELQLGSLDLDVDLRVGSGEVLAVLGPNGSGKTTLLRVLAGLLPVRSGRVVLDGEVLEDTGAGTRLLPAERSVGFVFQDYLLFPHLTVVENVAFGLRSRGVTKGAARAAASTWLGTMGLDAYTKEKPGSLSGGQAQRVALARALAPNPRLLLLDEPLAALDAGTKLEVRRELSRHLGSFEGSALLVTHNPLEAAALADRLIVLENGRVIQDGTSTEVALRPRSAYVAELVGLNLIRGKGFGDHVEVEEGGRLVAPSTPLGDVYAAIHPRAVALHRSHPEGSPRNVWEGTVSGIDLEGERARVSVTGPVRVVAEVTVQALKELNLVAAGPVWVSIKATEIQVYPA
- a CDS encoding lipase family protein, whose product is MEPLDAPGGVQGWRVLYHSTSVDGRDIVVSGLVFAPAGPATGPRPVVAWGHGSVGLGDSCAPSRSPGDLIGSSTLSELLRRGYVVAATDYEGLGTPGAHPWLVGRSEGRGVLDSVRAARQIPEASAGNRFLAFGASQGGGAVLFAGELAPEYAGELELMGVVAAAPAAELDLLALLPEGNLTAATGFVVMGAFGFKAAYPELDLDAILYPDIVAQRERVERLCQEEIGSRFRSARLDRVLKANPAEADGWREAITENTPGRSRTQAPILLVHGEADQVVPVDVSRLLFDRLCGLGGVAELQTYRGADHIGVIRSAGSDVLAWIDARNAGSEVAGRPGANLCS